Proteins from one Kazachstania africana CBS 2517 chromosome 1, complete genome genomic window:
- the KAR1 gene encoding Kar1p (similar to Saccharomyces cerevisiae KAR1 (YNL188W); ancestral locus Anc_2.64) → MNSRNASNFNKKSSEARLNKIERLYNERKNKQMNDYENKSTTLGNNTVKVEDQDEFYDADLEEHSQNWSGDLLNQDDVTESNYYPTLISPDTIAAMRGYRDEEHNDSQRKVGQNSNTINIRKNRRDNSQGRRHYSVRNVLGDPLPLPYINNGNEKDSEKPKSVITKDRLLQKKNEMNNKWRRLLTQDKVMIERRLQELRKLENVPSVEKWIDPSKNPYIPKHDEAEHSLHNSSAINHDEQSDNATHHRAFSIDSISKYHSPSQFSTGVDSYTSQTLLRLQEDIEENKRKLDIIINLLRGQQSTTNDNDKSISREILYWTICIIILFICNIYVYYYM, encoded by the coding sequence cCTCGAACTTCAATAAGAAGTCTTCAGAAGCTCGATTGAATAAGATCGAACGATTATACAatgaaaggaaaaataaacaaatgaatgattatgaaaataaaagtacAACTCTTGGAAATAATACAGTTAAAGTGGAGGATCAAGACGAATTTTATGATGCAGACCTTGAGGAACATAGTCAGAACTGGTCTGGGGACTTGTTAAACCAGGATGATGTTACAGAATCGAATTATTATCCGACATTGATATCGCCAGATACCATCGCTGCGATGAGAGGCTATAGAGATGAAGAACACAACGATAGCCAAAGGAAGGTTGGTCAAAATAGTAACACTATCAATATACGAAAGAATAGGCGAGATAATTCGCAAGGAAGACGACATTATTCAGTAAGAAATGTTTTAGGTGATCCTCTTCCGCTACCTTATATCAACAATGGAAACGAAAAAGACAGTGAGAAACCAAAATCCGTAATTACTAAAGATAGGTTAttgcagaagaagaacgAAATGAATAACAAATGGCGAAGATTGCTAACTCAAGACAAAGTTATGATTGAGAGACGACTTCAAGAATTGAggaaattagaaaatgttCCCTCGGTGGAAAAATGGATCGatccttcaaaaaatccCTATATTCCTAAACATGATGAAGCAGAACACAGTTTACATAATTCATCAGCAATAAATCATGATGAACAATCGGATAATGCAACGCATCATCGAGCTTTTTCCATCGATTCTATCTCTAAATATCATTCGCCGTCACAGTTTTCCACTGGAGTGGATTCATACACTTCACAAACCTTGCTAAGGTTGCAAGAGGACATCGAAGAAAACAAACGAAAGCTGGATATaataattaatttattaagAGGACAGCAATCAACAACCAATGACAACGACAAGAGTATTTCTCGAGAAATTCTGTACTGGACGatttgtattattatacTTTTTATTTGCAATATCTATGTGTATTATTATATGTAA
- the KAFR0A07600 gene encoding mitochondrial import inner membrane translocase subunit TIM22 (similar to Saccharomyces cerevisiae TIM22 (YDL217C); ancestral locus Anc_2.65): protein MAYTGFGLDQIHPPVNKSFNQMTPEEQAEKGATMMINFMSSCPGKTVVSGVTGFGLGGIFGLFMSSMAYDTPVQLATNVKTIADMTMKQQLRVQFADMYKKSISSAKSFGYMGLVYSGVECVVESARAKNDINNGLIAGCITGGGLAYKGGPQAAFMGCVGFAAFSLAIDTYMKMEDGKPPVNDFNE, encoded by the coding sequence ATGGCGTACACGGGGTTTGGATTGGATCAGATCCATCCTCCAGTAAACAAATCGTTTAATCAAATGACACCGGAGGAACAAGCTGAAAAAGGTGCaacaatgatgataaatttcatgTCATCATGCCCTGGGAAGACCGTAGTTAGTGGAGTCACTGGTTTTGGCCTCGGTGGTATATTTGGGTTGTTTATGTCCTCTATGGCATATGATACTCCCGTTCAGCTCGCTACAAATGTCAAGACCATAGCAGATATGACAATGAAACAGCAACTGAGAGTACAATTTGCCGACATGTATAAAAAATCGATATCAAGCGCTAAAAGCTTTGGTTACATGGGTTTGGTGTATTCTGGTGTCGAGTGTGTCGTTGAATCAGCGAGAGCAAAGAATGATATCAATAATGGACTCATAGCGGGCTGTATAACTGGTGGGGGACTCGCTTACAAAGGTGGCCCTCAGGCTGCATTCATGGGCTGTGTTGGTTTTGCTGCCTTTTCTCTTGCTATTGATACTTATATGAAAATGGAAGATGGGAAACCTCCTGTAAATGACtttaatgaataa